The Bradyrhizobium sp. LLZ17 genomic sequence CAACCAGCCCGAGCTGTTGCTGCTGGACGAGCCGACTGCCTCGCTCGATCCTGATACGGCCGACTGGGTGCGGGCGCATCTGGAGACCTATCGCAAGGCGCACAATGCCACCATCCTGCTGGCCTCGCACAACATGCTCGAGGTCGAGCGGCTCTGCGACCGCGTCATCATCATGAAGCGCGGCCGGGTCGAGGACGACGACACGCCCGAGGCCATCATGGCCCGCTACAACCGCACCACACTGGAGGAGGTGTTCCTGGACGTCGCGCGGGGCCGGGTGAATGGCGCGCAGGAGGCGGCAAGATGAGCGGTCCCCTATGTTTTGGCCGTAGCCCGGATGGAGCGCAGCGTAATCCGGGGCCTTCGTCGCTTGGGGCACGATTCCCGGATGCGCTGCGCTCCATCCGGGCTACACGCTCCATCCGGGCTACGCGGCGCGGCCATGAGTGAACTGTCCCTCCTCCCCGGCATCTCCACGCAACGCATCGGCGCGATGATCCTGCGGTACTGGTATCTCTTGATGTCGTCCTGGCCGCGGCTGCTCGAGCTGCTGTACTGGCCGGCGCTCCAGGTCATCACCTGGGGATTCCTCCAGCTCTACATCGCGCAGAACGCCAATTTCTTCGCGCGCGCCGGCGGCACGCTGATCGGCGCGGTCATCCTGTGGGACATCCTGTTCCGCGGGCAGCTCGGCTTCTCCATCTCGTTCCTCGAGGAGATGTGGGCGCGCAACATCGGCAATCTCATGATGAGCCCGTTGAGGCCGATCGAGTTTCTGCTGTCGCTCATGATTATGAGCCTGATCCGGCTTGCGATCGGAATCATCCCGATGACGCTGCTGGCGCTGTTCCTGTTTCACTTCAATGTCTACAGCCTCGGCCTGCCGATGATCGCCTTCTTCTGCAACCTGATCTTCACCAGCTGGTCGGTCGGCATCTTCGTCTCGGGGCTGGTGCTGCGAAACGGCCTGGGAGCCGAGAGCATCGTCTGGACCTTGATGTTCGCGATCCTGCCGCTTGCCTGCGTCTACTATCCCGCCAGCGTCCTGCCGGACTGGCTGCAATATGTTGCCTGGTCGTTGCCGCCGACTTACGTGTTCGAGGGCATGAGAGCGCTGCTGATCGAGCAAACCTTCAGGACCGATCTGATGCTGGATGCGCTGGCCATCAACGCGGTGCTGCTGGTTGCTTCGGTTGGGGCATTCCTTGCCCTTTTGCGCAGCGCCAAGAAAAACGGCTCGCTGCTGTCCGGCGGCGAATAGCTTCACTTTCCCGTGGATTCAGGCTGGTTTAACCGTCTGCGACACGTAGATGTACGGAACCATGCATTGACGCAATATTACGCATTCGGCAGTATGCTGCGATGCGAAGAGGAATTTGATCATGCCTATTGGTGAGTTTGGCGGCGCACCGCCTTTGGCGAGCGAAGGCAGTCCGGTCCTGACCACGCCGATGTACTGGATGTACGAGATGGCGCAGGCCTCTCTCAATCCGGCGCGCGCCGTCACCGACGCGACCAAGCTGTTGTTTCAGAATCCGCTGAATCCCTGGGCGCGCACTGAAATCGGCAAGTCGGTCGCCGCGGCCTGCGAATTGTTCGAGCGCACCACGCGCCGCTATGGCAAGCCGGAATGGGGTCTCGATGACACCGAGGTCAACGGCATCCGCGTTCCGGTCGAGGTCCGTCCGGTCTGGGAAAAGCCGTTCTGCCGGCTGCTCTACTTCGAGCGCAAGTTCGCGCGTCCGCTGCGCAGCCCGCAGCCGCGCGTGCTGATCGTCGCTCCGATGTCCGGCCATTACGCGACGCTGCTGCGCGGCACCGTTGAAGCGTTCCTGCCGGCGCACGAGGTCTACATCACCGATTGGGCCGACGCCCGCATGGTGCCGCTCAGCGAAGGCCGCTTCGATCTCGACGACTACATCGATTACGTCATCGAGATGCTGCATGTCCTCGGCGGCAACACCCATGTGATGGCGGTGTGCCAGCCCTCGGTGCCCGTCGTCGCCGCGGTGTCGATCATGGAAGCGCGGCGCGATCCGTTCGTGCCGACCTCGATGACGCTGATGGGCGGCCCGATCGACACCCGCCGCAATCCGACCGGGGTGAACAACCTCGCCCAGGAGCGCGGCATCGACTGGTTCCGCAATCACGTCATCACCAAGGTGCCATTCCCGCATCCGGGCATGATGCGCGACGTCTACCCGGGCTTCTTGCAGCTCAACGGCTTCATCAGCATGAATCTCGACCGGCACATGGATGCCCACAAACAGCTGTTCGCCAATCTGGTGAAGGGCGACGGCGACCTCGTCGACAAGCATCGCGACTTCTACGACGAATATCTCGCGGTGATGGATCTCTCGGCCGAGTATTATCTGCAGACCGTCGACACCGTGTTCGTGAAGCATTCGCTGCCGAAGGGCGAGATGACCCATCGCGGAACACGCGTCGATCCCTCCAAGGTCACGCGCGTCGCATTGATGACGGTCGAAGGCGAGAACGACGACATCTCCGGCCTCGGCCAGACCGAAGCGACGCACGCCTTGTGCAGTTCGATTCCGGATCATCGCCGCGTTCATTACGTCCAGAAGGGCGTCGGACATTACGGCGTGTTCAACGGATCGCGCTTCAAGTCGGAAATCGTGCCGCGCATTCATGATTTCATGGTCTCGGCAGCGAATCCGAACGCAACGCAGGCTCTCGCGGCCGAATAACCACGTATTTCGGCTTTCCCGCTGCAAATTGCGACGTCCCGGAGCCCCTGAGAGGGCTCCGGTTCCCGCCAGATTCGCGGTATTTGGGTAGCTTTATAGGAGTGAGTCATCCCTCAGCTCTTGGGGGTGTCGCATGCGTTCGGCGAGGGCGAAAAATCCGGGTTCCAGCCCCAGTCTGTAGGGCCTCCCGGGCACCAGACCCCTGTATATTGGGCAAATGATTTGTTTTTGCGCCAAGCGCTTTCCCTGGCGGTGGTTATGGCAGAATCCGGGCGAACTCCTGCCCCCCGGACTGACAGACATGGCCACTCGCGCGCTCCTCTACCGTCGGCCCCACGAACCGAAGACCCTCCTGATCACCCACGGATCGCAATATTTCGCGATCAGATTGCGCCGCCATCGTCGGGCGCGCCGTTACACGCTCAGAATTCATCCGAGCGATCGCGAAGCCATCCTCACCATGCCGCCGCGCGGCACGCTCGCCGAGGCAAAGGACTTCGCGCAGCGTCATGGCGCGTGGATCGCCGCACGTCTCGGCCGTTTGCCGAAGGCCGCGCCGTTCCAGCCTGGCACAGTGATACCGCTTCGCGGCCTTCCTCATCGCATCGTGCATCGCGCGGGCCAGCGCGGCACGGTGTGGACCGAGGTGCGCGATAGCGGCGAACGCATCATCTGCGTCGCCGGCGGCGTCGAACATGCCGACCGCCGCGTCCATGACTTCCTCAAGCGCGAAGCGCGTCACGATCTTCAGCGCTCGGCCGAGGCCTATGCCGGCGAGCTCGGCGTCAAGGTCAAGCGGCTGTCGATCCGTGATCAGTCCAGCCGCTGGGGCTCGTGCACCTCGGCGGGCTCGCTGTCGTTCTCCTGGCGCCTGATCCTCGCACCGCCCTACGTGCTCGACTATCTCGCCGCGCACGAAGTCGCCCATCTCGTCGAGATGAACCACTCGGCACGGTTCTGGCGGGTGTGCGGAAAAGTCTGCCCGTCGATGGAGCGCGCCAAGAAGTGGCTCGATACATACGGCAACGACCTGCACCGGTACGGGGTCGAGGATTAGGCTGGGCGTCTCACTCTCTTGTCGTCCCGGCGAAGGCCGGGACCCAATAGCCATAGGGCGTCGTTTGACGAAGACCAGGCGTTCGGTACGCCCAGCTTCCGCGACCGATAAATCACGCGGTATGGGTCCCGGCCTTCGCCGGGACGACAGCAAGGTGAGGCAACGTTTTTCCCGTTTCGCGCGAGTCACCTCACTCGCCGCGACGATCGCGCGGCGCGCTCGATTTGCCCCGTCACATCAGAGGTTTCAGGCAATCCGCCGCGCATCGCTCCAGCAGTCACCGCCTACTGTGCATGGGGTTGTTTTCAAGTTTTTTGTTTGGGGGTCACGAAGACCTCAGGCCGAAGCTACCTGTTCCCGCCAAACAGCCGGTCCATCAGCCAGCCATCGAGCCCCGCCGCCGCTTCCGGCCGCGCATTGGCACGCGTGGGGGGAGGGCGATAGCCGCCGTTGCTGGCCGGTGCGGGCGCTGCCGCTGTTGGCGGCGATACCTGCGAGGCGGCCTGCGCGAGGTTCGAGAGGCCCCAGCCGGCTTGCGAGTTCGGTAATGCTGCCACCGGCACGCCCTCGTGCGCGGTCTTCATGAAGCGCGACCAGACTTCCACCGGCAGGCCGCCGCCGGTTGCCTTCTTGGTCGGCGAGTTGTCGTCGTTGCCGAGCCAGACGCCGGTGACGAGGTTGGCGGTGTAGCCGATGAACCAGGCGTCGCGGTAATCCTGGCTGGTTCCGGTCTTGCCGGCCGCCGGCCAGCCCGGGATCTCGGCCTTCTTGGCGGTGCCAGAGATCAACGTCTCCCGCATCATCGTGTTCATCATTGCCACGTAGCGGGGCTCGATGACCTGGTTACGTTCGTCCGCCGGGCGCATGTACAGCAGCTTGCCGTCGAGCGTCTTGATCCGCGTCACCACATGCGGCACCACCGCGAAGCCGCCATTGGCGAACGGTGCATAGGCGCCGACCAGCTCGACGACGGAGACCTCCGAGGTGCCGAGCGCGATCGAGGCATTGGGCTCGAGCTTCGAGGAGATGCCGAGCCGGTGCGCGGTGCGCACCACGTTCTTCGGTCCGACCTCGAGCCCAAGGCGAATGGCAACCGTATTGAGCGACATCGCCAGCGCCTGGGTCAGCGTCACCGCGCCAAAATATTCGTGCGTGTAGTTCTCGGGCTTCCAGCCCTTGACCTCGATCGGTGCATCCTGGCGGACGGTGTCGGGCGTCAGGCCCTGCTCGAGCGCGGTCAGGTAGACGAACGGCTTGAACGAGGAGCCCGGCTGGCGCTTGGCGGTCACGGCGCGGTTGTACTGGCTCTCGGCATAGTTCCGCCCTCCCACCATGGCGCGCACGGCGCCGTCGGGCGTCATCGCCACCAGCGCGCCCTGGCTGACATTGAACTTGACGCTCTTTGCCGCAAGCTCGTCGATGATGGCGGCTTCCGCCACGCTTTGGAGTTTTGGATCGATCGTGGTCTCGACCGTGATGCTCTGGTCGATCTGGCCGACCAGATCGTCCAGCACCTCGCCGATCCAGTCGGCGACGTAGTTGATGGTGCCGGCGCCGACCGGTTTCACATTGTAGGAGGGATGGCCGATCGAGGCCTGCGCCTGCGCGTCGGTGATGAACTTTGCGTCCGCCATCGCCGCCAGCACGATTTGCGCGCGCGCTTCCGCGCCTTCCGGATTGCGATTCGGCGCCAGCCGCGAGGGCGATTTGACCAGGCCGGCCAGCATGGCGGCTTCGGCGATCGTCACGTTCTTCGCCGACTTGCCGAAATAGCGTTGTGCCGCGGCCTCGACGCCATAGGCGCCGGAGCCGAAATAGACGCGGTTGAGATAGAGCTCCAGGATCTCGTTCTTGGAATGCTTGCGCTCCAGCCAGATCGCGAGCTCTGCCTCCTGCAGCTTGCGCGCCATGGTGCGCTCCTGCGTCAGGAACAGGTTTTTCGCGAGCTGCTGCGTCAGCGTCGAGCCGCCCTGCGAAACGCCGTGATGCAGCACGTTCGTCACCGCCGCGCGCAAGATACCGATCGGGTCGATGCCGAAAT encodes the following:
- a CDS encoding ABC transporter permease yields the protein MSELSLLPGISTQRIGAMILRYWYLLMSSWPRLLELLYWPALQVITWGFLQLYIAQNANFFARAGGTLIGAVILWDILFRGQLGFSISFLEEMWARNIGNLMMSPLRPIEFLLSLMIMSLIRLAIGIIPMTLLALFLFHFNVYSLGLPMIAFFCNLIFTSWSVGIFVSGLVLRNGLGAESIVWTLMFAILPLACVYYPASVLPDWLQYVAWSLPPTYVFEGMRALLIEQTFRTDLMLDALAINAVLLVASVGAFLALLRSAKKNGSLLSGGE
- a CDS encoding transglycosylase domain-containing protein; protein product: MGLGKKKGSGRKEPLFGLPAALADLRLTVADRIPNADDKPKKSAKSSAKRNNENSSDEPPRERKAPASRSGARRRSKSRIGARLGRLVYWGAVLSLWGVIAVVGVVVWVGAHLPPIQSLEIPQRPPTIQIVGMDGSMLAQRGEMAGANVSLKDLPPYLPKAFIAIEDRRFYSHFGIDPIGILRAAVTNVLHHGVSQGGSTLTQQLAKNLFLTQERTMARKLQEAELAIWLERKHSKNEILELYLNRVYFGSGAYGVEAAAQRYFGKSAKNVTIAEAAMLAGLVKSPSRLAPNRNPEGAEARAQIVLAAMADAKFITDAQAQASIGHPSYNVKPVGAGTINYVADWIGEVLDDLVGQIDQSITVETTIDPKLQSVAEAAIIDELAAKSVKFNVSQGALVAMTPDGAVRAMVGGRNYAESQYNRAVTAKRQPGSSFKPFVYLTALEQGLTPDTVRQDAPIEVKGWKPENYTHEYFGAVTLTQALAMSLNTVAIRLGLEVGPKNVVRTAHRLGISSKLEPNASIALGTSEVSVVELVGAYAPFANGGFAVVPHVVTRIKTLDGKLLYMRPADERNQVIEPRYVAMMNTMMRETLISGTAKKAEIPGWPAAGKTGTSQDYRDAWFIGYTANLVTGVWLGNDDNSPTKKATGGGLPVEVWSRFMKTAHEGVPVAALPNSQAGWGLSNLAQAASQVSPPTAAAPAPASNGGYRPPPTRANARPEAAAGLDGWLMDRLFGGNR
- a CDS encoding M48 family metallopeptidase gives rise to the protein MICFCAKRFPWRWLWQNPGELLPPGLTDMATRALLYRRPHEPKTLLITHGSQYFAIRLRRHRRARRYTLRIHPSDREAILTMPPRGTLAEAKDFAQRHGAWIAARLGRLPKAAPFQPGTVIPLRGLPHRIVHRAGQRGTVWTEVRDSGERIICVAGGVEHADRRVHDFLKREARHDLQRSAEAYAGELGVKVKRLSIRDQSSRWGSCTSAGSLSFSWRLILAPPYVLDYLAAHEVAHLVEMNHSARFWRVCGKVCPSMERAKKWLDTYGNDLHRYGVED
- a CDS encoding polyhydroxyalkanoate depolymerase, translating into MPIGEFGGAPPLASEGSPVLTTPMYWMYEMAQASLNPARAVTDATKLLFQNPLNPWARTEIGKSVAAACELFERTTRRYGKPEWGLDDTEVNGIRVPVEVRPVWEKPFCRLLYFERKFARPLRSPQPRVLIVAPMSGHYATLLRGTVEAFLPAHEVYITDWADARMVPLSEGRFDLDDYIDYVIEMLHVLGGNTHVMAVCQPSVPVVAAVSIMEARRDPFVPTSMTLMGGPIDTRRNPTGVNNLAQERGIDWFRNHVITKVPFPHPGMMRDVYPGFLQLNGFISMNLDRHMDAHKQLFANLVKGDGDLVDKHRDFYDEYLAVMDLSAEYYLQTVDTVFVKHSLPKGEMTHRGTRVDPSKVTRVALMTVEGENDDISGLGQTEATHALCSSIPDHRRVHYVQKGVGHYGVFNGSRFKSEIVPRIHDFMVSAANPNATQALAAE